From a region of the Triticum aestivum cultivar Chinese Spring chromosome 7D, IWGSC CS RefSeq v2.1, whole genome shotgun sequence genome:
- the LOC123166133 gene encoding dolichyl-diphosphooligosaccharide--protein glycosyltransferase subunit DAD1 — MPKADGDAKLLIQSLNKAYAATPTNLKIIDLYVFFAMVTALVQVGYMGVVGSFPFNSFLSGVLSCIGTAVLAVCLRIQVNKDNKEFKDLPPERAFADFVLCNLVLHLVIINFLG, encoded by the exons ATGCCGAAGGCTGACGGGGATGCCAAGCTCCTGATCCAGTCCCTGAACAAGGCCTATGCTGCCACGCCCACGAATCTCAAG ATCATTGACCTGTATGTGTTTTTTGCCATGGTGACTGCGCTTGTTCAG GTTGGTTACATGGGAGTAGTTGGGTCATTTCCCTTCAACTCGTTCCTCTCAGGTGTCCTGTCATGCATAGGAACTGCAGTGCTTGCTG TGTGCCTCCGTATTCAAGTCAACAAGGACAACAAGGAATTCAAG GATCTTCCTCCAGAAAGGGCCTTTGCAGATTTCGTCCTGTGCAATCTGGTGCTCCACCTGGTGATCATAAACTTCCTCGGATAA
- the LOC123165626 gene encoding patellin-4 has protein sequence MGVEVVSGGAVEAVAPAKEVSAKVEVEAGAAAVAVAKNMSFREESNRLGDLKDAERKALAELRAKVEEAIVEGKLFDDDSASVKVKAKVEPKKKEGKKKEGKKKKAEEKKEEAAADEKKPEVAAEEKKEDAVEAGEEKKEEEAKEEVAVAEPAEEKQEEAVAAEEKQEEAVAAEEKQEEAAEEKKEPEAEAAAEKEETAAVEAEKAAPVAAAVVDKDVALWGVPLLPSKGDEATDVVLLKFLRARDFKAGAAFDMLRRTLRWRREWKSLAATAADGDDDEGDALPEGACVLDGADREGHPVCYNALGVFADEGVYRSALGTDGGKKPARFLRWRVRAMERHVAELDFRPGGAASLLQVTDLRGSPGPARKDLRVAMKQVLDLFQDNYPELVARNILINVPFSYYAFTTVFFPFLTQRTKSKLVVARPSKVTETLLKYIPIEAIPVKYGGLKRDGDTEFAGEHDAEIAEVVVKANSTETIEIEAAEGDTTLTWDVTVLGWEVRYTEEFVPADEGAYTIVVSKGRKVGAGEEAVRNSFRAAEAGKVVITVENATRGRKRGLFRHKAKSALAKKC, from the exons AtgggcgtggaggtcgtctccggcGGGGCTGTggaggcggtggcgccggcgaAGGAGGTGAGTGcgaaggtggaggtggaggcgggcgCGGCCGCCGTGGCCGTGGCCAAGAACATGTCGTTCAGGGAGGAGAGCAACCGCCTGGGCGACCTCAAGGACGCCGAGCGGAAGGCGCTCGCCGAGCTCCGCGCCAAGGTCGAGGAGGCCATCGTCGAGGGCAAGCTGTTCGACGACGACAGCGCCAGCGTCAAGGTCAAGGCGAAGGTGGAGCCCAAGAAGAAGGAGGGTAAGAAGAAGGagggcaagaagaagaaggccgaggagaagaaggaggaggcggcggccgacgaGAAGAAGCCGGAGGTGGctgctgaggagaagaaggaggatgcGGTGGAAGCGGGTGAGGAGAAGAAAGAGGAGGAAgccaaggaggaggtggccgtGGCCGAGCCGGccgaggagaagcaggaggaggccgtggcggccgaggagaagcaggaggaggccgtggcggccgaggagaagcaggaggaggcGGCTGAAGAAAAGAAAGAGCCGGAGGCCGAGGCGGCCGCGGAGAAGGAGGAGACCGCCGCCGtcgaggccgagaaggcggcgccGGTCGCGGCGGCCGTCGTCGACAAGGACGTGGCGCTGTGGGGCGTGCCGCTGCTGCCGAGCAAGGGCGACGAGGCCACGGACGTGGTCCTCCTCAAGTTCCTCCGCGCGCGCGACTTCAAGGCGGGCGCCGCCTTCGACATGCTCCGCCGGACGCTCCGGTGGCGCCGGGAGTGGAAGAGcctggccgccaccgccgccgacggcgacgacgacgagggcgACGCGCTCCCGGAGGGCGCGTGCGTCCTCGACGGCGCGGACCGCGAGGGCCACCCGGTGTGCTACAACGCGCTGGGCGTGTTCGCGGACGAGGGCGTGTACAGGAGCGCGCTGGGCACCGACGGCGGCAAGAAGCCGGCCCGGTTCCTCCGCTGGCGGGTGCGCGCCATGGAGCGCCACGTGGCCGAGCTCGACTTCCGCCCCGGCGGCGCCGCGTCGCTGCTGCAGGTGACGGACCTCCGCGGCTCCCCCGGCCCCGCCAGGAAGGACCTCCGCGTCGCCATGAAGCAGGTGCTCGACCTCTTCCAGGACAACTACCCCGAGCTCGTCGCCAGGAAC ATCCTGATCAACGTGCCGTTCTCCTACTACGCCTTCACCACCGTCTTCTTCCCGTTCCTGACGCAGCGGACCAAGAGCAAGCTGGTCGTCGCCCGCCCCTCAAAGGTCACCGAGACGCTGCTCAAGTACATCCCGATCGAGGCCATCCCGGTGAAGTACGGCGGGCTGAAGCGCGACGGCGACACGGAGTTCGCCGGCGAGCACGACGCCGAGATCGCCGAGGTGGTCGTCAAGGCGAACTCCACCGAAACCATCGAGATCGAGGCCGCCGAG GGCGACACGACGCTGACGTGGGACGTGACGGTGCTGGGGTGGGAGGTGAGGTACACGGAGGAGTTCGTGCCGGCCGACGAGGGCGCCTACACCATCGTGGTGAGCAAGGGCAGGAAGGtgggcgccggcgaggaggcggtgcgcAACTCGTTCCGCGCGGCGGAGGCCGGCAAGGTGGTGATCACGGTGGAGAACGCGACCCGCGGCAGGAAGCGGGGGCTCTTCCGGCACAAGGCCAAGAGCGCCCTCGCCAAGAAGTGCTGA